In Pirellulales bacterium, one DNA window encodes the following:
- a CDS encoding VCBS repeat-containing protein — translation MQPIAPRSRRQRSSLGQPKSGRHRSGDDRQIFSPARRWHSAVECLEDRRLLTVAQDLVALISPYQQSLNTGLAAAASLPLVGDQIQDLQAFNTILQDSLSSIESQTQSLSSGHYELAIPLPSISETFTFDLGLDAFLQVSTAGGVSAAINPTLNVGFDYQNGTVSLDAAHTGLDVGFNLSLPNFQATMSFNGLLYTHAVDAGTNFQGHLGFDFNAGGGVSPHFSGDAHIRLGLTMSFVDPALNAPYNPIFNTDFELDWGFDTQSNQLAAPHIALKSFSIDVDSFMHGFLGDIVTTVQKYTKPLQPFIDTFDTPVPIISAFDSSQTVGDLLLQGAGLTQEQQDRFALMIKVIKTVNTIDLSGSTGGAKLNFGDINVGVTNASLPSGFNIDTSQLSSVIDDIFNDGALEDVQKTLESVASYAGLTSTAGFKFQLLEDPQDVVGGILTGQTKTMFSYDTGREHFELAPSIGVGIKDLLGVFLSAGVVFDASLSMGYDTAGLNKFVQDPLHKPEDLLHGFYFDNSVDTSGPPIPNVPSPKKTGLYVQGFAELSASAIVTLSGGLYANVSVELASADNSSHVALDSMVQNLASNAKVFKLSGQVYAAASIELTLSDPVGPDITLFSYELAKDVLVDFDPPPPPTLSLPLVVIDATNQHTLLLDPSKMTGGLVTVQPFHDFTVTSGGTFVGDGIRVDYPGEIDLFIERKDDVNTNYYNLIGVNGAVPDGVSINIVDPFRMFKDEGAIDPTPAQTKPGIVLAGGKNAYYKYTEVADGSHATALLAGGYGSNTLTGGTIEFGNFIPADRIAQAKAHFGDISGYDAAGQGLIDSSIDAAVAPADPAGIIGATMTASHGGLMLGGPGNNSFIATGAGAYEMIGGGWVNSFNITPSFAGGTATYQIDGGPYGQSSLIVRVPAGETADFENGTVPDKYHPEFKALDVFSNAGLFATAHGIQKVLATGVAGSTIVFGDTSEMDIQFSVRGAATVKFGGSPAPDQFAVNSVYDTVTDYNGRKSGRSIGVHGDAYGRSTMKLNEYQSGHLPGDSQYPNVRVVPYDGKLTYVNDFYGYMWVPLVYPDTPYFYATPPVGLFLYDYIAVNTGHQETSTILPVSYRPGSLDFQGLYFRFDDPLYSFSRTFGTNGRTQVISFEVSDVSSSSVVLDGRGASDNYDVDVGLGSFLNITVDDSDPTTQNTLHTNFLDGALLPHKATLTDNSVNLEFYTQSNFSPTYGVYYNYQAVKYTPTIFFGDNIDITLHSAYPFKQVVVDRPRAPQDLTVVADGVYPVIDGVQSNNGNGRTSIYSPLVAGDLSQTGTFFERYRAPPLQPLLSVSDVSVTEGDGGTTQATFTVSLSFISTNPVTVHVNTADGTATLADDDYQAVNDLVLTFQPGGTLAQTVTVLVNGDTAGEPDETFLLNLSNPSGAIIGGHGTGTILNDDAVALPTLSIDGVSHAEGNNGTTQFVFTVMLSFDPTAPVTVMVNTADGTATLTDGDYQTISNLVLTFQPGGLLTQTVTVLVSGDTKVEPDEDFAVVLSAATGATIAGGQGNGTILNDDIPITPSQGPQDIIVLGADAGARPRVTVIDAHDHSIIASFLAYDSGFRGGVRVAVGDLDGDGDAEIIVAPGAGLSSLIKVFDLDGHELVDFRTKAYLGFRGGVFVAVADVNGDGRPDLITSPGSGLRAMIEVFKNRVGIASSNTDPISNKPIYSFRAFGKTFTGGATVAAADLTGDGKAEVIVGNGPGMGPHVRVFDLTTITTNALAPNILKIRPEIRPFDTGDRGGVFVAVGNVRGDATSEIVIGNGANGRGRVEMYDADGTRFKSVTAYNNGEGRKAPVHVATKDIDADALDEALTGQGSPGSAGQLRSFDHDGTLVDDILEGEDDFRFGFFLA, via the coding sequence ATGCAGCCAATTGCTCCTCGTTCGCGGCGGCAGCGCTCAAGCCTCGGTCAGCCCAAGTCGGGACGACATCGCAGTGGCGATGACCGTCAGATTTTCTCTCCAGCGCGCCGGTGGCATTCCGCGGTTGAATGCTTGGAAGACCGCCGTCTACTGACCGTGGCGCAGGACTTGGTGGCGCTCATCTCGCCGTATCAGCAATCGCTCAATACGGGCCTCGCAGCCGCCGCGAGCCTGCCGCTGGTCGGAGACCAAATCCAGGATTTGCAAGCGTTCAATACCATTCTGCAAGACTCGCTCTCCAGCATCGAAAGCCAGACCCAGAGCTTGTCGAGCGGCCACTACGAGCTTGCGATTCCGCTGCCTTCCATCTCGGAAACATTCACCTTCGACTTGGGGCTGGACGCATTCCTGCAGGTCTCCACCGCCGGTGGCGTGAGCGCCGCAATCAATCCGACGCTCAATGTCGGATTCGATTATCAAAACGGCACGGTTTCGCTCGACGCCGCGCATACGGGTTTGGACGTCGGCTTCAACTTGTCTCTACCGAATTTCCAGGCGACGATGAGTTTCAACGGGCTGTTGTATACCCATGCGGTGGACGCGGGAACTAATTTCCAGGGTCACCTCGGCTTCGACTTCAACGCCGGTGGCGGTGTCTCGCCTCATTTCTCGGGGGACGCTCACATTCGCCTGGGATTGACGATGAGCTTCGTCGATCCGGCCTTGAACGCTCCCTACAATCCGATCTTCAACACCGACTTCGAATTGGATTGGGGCTTCGACACGCAATCGAATCAGTTGGCCGCCCCCCACATTGCCTTGAAAAGCTTCTCGATCGACGTCGACAGCTTCATGCACGGCTTTCTGGGCGACATCGTCACGACCGTCCAGAAATACACCAAGCCGTTGCAGCCGTTCATCGACACGTTCGATACGCCGGTGCCGATCATCAGCGCGTTCGACAGCAGCCAGACGGTGGGCGATTTGCTGCTCCAAGGGGCTGGGTTGACGCAAGAGCAGCAAGACCGTTTTGCCCTGATGATCAAGGTCATCAAGACGGTCAACACGATCGACCTGTCGGGCAGCACCGGCGGGGCGAAGTTGAATTTCGGCGATATCAACGTCGGGGTGACCAATGCGTCGCTGCCCAGTGGCTTCAACATCGACACCAGCCAGCTCAGCTCGGTTATCGACGACATCTTCAACGACGGCGCGCTCGAAGACGTGCAAAAGACGCTCGAATCGGTCGCCAGCTACGCGGGACTGACGTCGACGGCCGGCTTCAAGTTTCAATTGCTCGAAGATCCGCAAGACGTCGTCGGCGGAATCCTCACCGGGCAGACGAAGACGATGTTCTCGTACGACACGGGCCGCGAACATTTCGAGTTGGCCCCGAGCATTGGCGTGGGAATCAAGGATCTGCTCGGCGTGTTCCTGTCGGCGGGCGTCGTGTTCGATGCCAGCTTGTCGATGGGTTACGATACCGCCGGCCTAAATAAATTCGTGCAGGATCCACTGCACAAGCCTGAAGATCTGCTGCACGGCTTTTATTTCGACAACAGCGTCGATACCTCGGGGCCGCCGATCCCCAACGTGCCGTCGCCGAAGAAAACGGGGCTTTATGTGCAAGGCTTCGCCGAACTCTCCGCTTCGGCGATCGTCACGCTCTCGGGCGGTCTCTATGCCAACGTCAGCGTCGAGTTGGCCAGCGCCGATAACTCGTCGCACGTGGCGCTCGATTCGATGGTTCAGAACCTGGCGAGCAATGCGAAGGTATTCAAGTTGTCGGGCCAGGTCTATGCTGCGGCGTCGATCGAACTCACCCTCAGTGACCCAGTCGGGCCGGACATCACGCTGTTCAGTTACGAGTTGGCCAAGGACGTGCTGGTCGATTTCGATCCGCCGCCGCCCCCCACGCTCAGTTTGCCGCTCGTAGTGATCGACGCAACCAACCAGCACACGTTGCTGCTGGACCCCAGCAAGATGACGGGTGGTTTGGTGACGGTACAGCCGTTCCACGATTTTACGGTCACCAGCGGCGGCACATTCGTGGGGGATGGAATTCGCGTCGACTATCCGGGCGAAATCGACCTGTTCATCGAACGCAAGGACGATGTCAACACGAACTACTATAACCTGATCGGAGTGAACGGCGCCGTACCCGACGGCGTGTCGATCAACATCGTCGATCCGTTTCGGATGTTCAAGGACGAAGGCGCGATCGACCCCACCCCCGCTCAGACGAAGCCCGGCATCGTGCTGGCCGGAGGCAAAAATGCATACTACAAATATACCGAAGTCGCCGACGGCTCGCACGCCACCGCGCTGCTGGCCGGCGGCTATGGCTCGAACACTCTCACCGGCGGCACGATCGAGTTCGGCAACTTCATTCCCGCCGACCGCATTGCGCAGGCCAAGGCCCATTTCGGCGACATCTCGGGGTACGATGCCGCCGGCCAGGGCCTGATCGACTCGTCAATCGACGCCGCCGTTGCGCCGGCAGATCCGGCCGGGATTATCGGCGCGACGATGACGGCCAGCCACGGCGGCCTGATGCTTGGCGGCCCCGGCAACAATAGCTTCATTGCCACGGGCGCGGGCGCCTACGAGATGATCGGCGGCGGCTGGGTCAATTCGTTCAACATTACTCCGTCCTTTGCCGGTGGAACGGCCACCTATCAGATCGACGGCGGCCCCTACGGGCAAAGCAGCCTGATCGTGCGCGTGCCGGCCGGCGAGACGGCCGATTTCGAAAACGGCACGGTACCAGATAAGTATCATCCAGAGTTCAAAGCCTTAGACGTCTTTAGCAACGCGGGTTTGTTTGCCACCGCGCACGGCATCCAAAAAGTGCTGGCCACGGGAGTGGCCGGTTCGACCATCGTTTTCGGCGATACTTCGGAGATGGACATCCAGTTCTCCGTCCGAGGCGCTGCCACGGTGAAGTTCGGCGGCAGCCCCGCTCCCGATCAGTTCGCCGTCAACTCCGTGTACGACACGGTCACGGACTATAACGGCAGAAAATCTGGCCGCTCCATTGGGGTGCATGGCGACGCTTATGGACGTTCTACAATGAAGCTCAACGAGTACCAGTCCGGCCACTTGCCGGGCGACAGTCAATATCCCAATGTGCGCGTAGTGCCCTACGACGGCAAGCTGACCTACGTGAACGACTTCTACGGATATATGTGGGTGCCGCTGGTTTATCCCGACACGCCCTATTTCTATGCAACTCCGCCGGTCGGATTGTTCCTTTACGACTACATCGCGGTCAACACGGGCCATCAGGAAACCTCGACCATTCTGCCTGTGTCTTATAGGCCTGGGAGTCTCGACTTCCAGGGTCTTTACTTTCGTTTCGACGATCCGCTCTATAGTTTCTCGCGGACGTTTGGAACCAACGGCCGCACGCAAGTCATTTCGTTCGAGGTGAGCGACGTCAGCAGTAGCTCCGTCGTCCTCGACGGCCGAGGCGCCAGCGACAATTACGACGTCGATGTGGGGCTCGGAAGTTTTCTGAATATCACAGTCGATGATTCTGACCCGACGACGCAAAACACATTGCACACCAACTTTCTCGACGGAGCCTTATTGCCCCACAAGGCCACGCTGACCGACAATTCGGTTAACCTCGAGTTCTATACGCAAAGCAATTTCAGCCCAACCTACGGCGTTTACTATAACTACCAAGCCGTCAAATACACGCCGACCATTTTCTTCGGCGACAATATCGACATTACGCTGCACAGCGCCTATCCGTTCAAGCAAGTCGTCGTCGACCGCCCCAGGGCGCCGCAAGACTTGACCGTGGTGGCCGACGGAGTTTATCCGGTTATCGATGGAGTTCAATCGAACAACGGCAACGGACGAACCAGCATCTATTCTCCGCTCGTGGCTGGCGATTTGAGCCAAACGGGAACCTTCTTCGAGCGGTACCGAGCGCCTCCGCTGCAGCCCCTGCTCAGCGTCAGCGACGTCTCGGTGACCGAAGGGGACGGCGGCACGACGCAGGCCACGTTTACCGTCTCGCTATCGTTCATTTCGACCAATCCGGTGACGGTTCACGTCAATACGGCCGACGGCACGGCCACGCTGGCCGACGACGACTATCAAGCAGTTAACGATCTTGTGCTGACATTCCAGCCCGGCGGAACGCTGGCGCAAACCGTCACCGTGCTGGTCAACGGCGACACCGCTGGAGAACCGGATGAAACATTCCTGTTGAACTTGTCGAACCCCTCCGGAGCAATCATTGGCGGCCATGGCACGGGAACGATTCTGAATGATGATGCGGTCGCGCTGCCGACGCTCAGCATCGACGGCGTCTCGCACGCCGAAGGCAACAACGGCACGACGCAGTTTGTATTCACCGTCATGCTGTCGTTTGATCCGACCGCCCCCGTGACGGTCATGGTGAACACTGCCGACGGCACGGCCACGCTGACCGACGGCGACTATCAAACCATCAGCAATTTGGTGCTGACGTTCCAGCCGGGCGGATTGCTGACCCAAACCGTCACGGTGCTAGTGAGCGGCGACACGAAGGTCGAGCCGGATGAGGACTTCGCGGTGGTGTTGTCCGCCGCCACGGGAGCGACCATCGCAGGCGGCCAAGGCAACGGGACCATCCTGAACGACGACATTCCGATCACGCCCTCTCAAGGGCCGCAAGATATTATCGTGCTGGGGGCCGATGCCGGCGCCCGGCCGCGGGTGACCGTAATCGATGCCCACGACCACAGCATCATTGCCAGTTTCTTGGCGTACGACTCCGGCTTCCGCGGCGGCGTGCGCGTGGCCGTTGGCGACTTGGATGGCGATGGCGATGCGGAAATTATCGTCGCGCCGGGGGCGGGCCTGTCGTCACTCATCAAAGTGTTCGATCTCGATGGGCACGAACTCGTCGATTTCCGTACCAAGGCTTATCTCGGTTTCCGCGGCGGCGTGTTCGTCGCCGTCGCCGACGTCAATGGCGACGGCCGGCCGGACCTGATCACTTCGCCCGGCAGCGGTCTGAGGGCCATGATCGAGGTCTTCAAGAACCGCGTCGGAATTGCCTCGTCGAACACCGATCCGATTTCCAACAAACCAATTTATTCCTTCCGCGCATTCGGCAAGACATTCACGGGGGGCGCAACCGTCGCGGCTGCCGATCTCACCGGAGACGGCAAGGCCGAAGTCATCGTCGGCAACGGCCCCGGCATGGGACCGCACGTGCGAGTATTCGATCTAACCACAATCACCACCAATGCCCTCGCGCCGAACATCCTCAAAATCCGCCCAGAAATCCGCCCATTTGATACTGGCGACCGTGGCGGTGTCTTTGTGGCCGTGGGCAATGTTCGCGGAGACGCCACTTCCGAAATCGTCATCGGCAACGGCGCAAATGGACGCGGCCGTGTCGAAATGTACGACGCCGATGGCACGCGGTTCAAGAGCGTCACGGCGTATAACAACGGCGAAGGCCGCAAAGCCCCGGTCCATGTCGCCACGAAAGACATCGATGCCGACGCGCTCGATGAAGCCCTCACCGGCCAAGGCAGCCCCGGCAGCGCCGGCCAACTCCGCTCGTTCGATCACGACGGCACGCTGGTGGACGACATCCTCGAAGGCGAAGACGATTTCCGCTTTGGCTTCTTCCTCGCGTAG